Proteins encoded in a region of the Limanda limanda chromosome 17, fLimLim1.1, whole genome shotgun sequence genome:
- the LOC133023324 gene encoding nucleoside diphosphate kinase A-like — MERTFIAVKPDGVQRGLCGEIIKRFETRGFKLVAAKFMQASEDHMKKHYLDLKDTPFYAGLCKYMSSGPVFAMVWEGQNIVKLARMMLGETNPADSKPGSIRGDLCINIGRNIVHGSDTVDNAKTEIGLWFKAEEFVAYTPCAQAFLYE; from the exons ATGGAACGTACTTTCATCGCCGTGAAGCCCGATGGCGTCCAGAGGGGCCTGTGTGGCGAGATCATCAAGCGCTTCGAGACCAGAGGCTTCAAGCTGGTGGCTGCCAAGTTCATGCAG GCGTCTGAGGATCACATGAAGAAGCACTACCTGGACCTGAAGGACACGCCCTTCTACGCTGGACTCTGCAAATACATGTCCTCTGGACCCGTCTTCGCCATG GTGTGGGAGGGGCAGAACATCGTGAAGCTGGCCAGGATGATGCTGGGAGAGACCAACCCAGCTGACTCCAAACCAGGAAGCATCCGAGGAGACCTGTGCATCAACATCGGcag GAACATCGTGCACGGCAGCGACACGGTGGACAACGCCAAGACGGAGATCGGCCTGTGGTTCAAGGCCGAGGAGTTCGTGGCCTACACGCCCTGCGCCCAGGCCTTCCTGTACGAGTAA
- the LOC133023187 gene encoding MBT domain-containing protein 1-like isoform X1, producing MEDLRDLVQRPSRKRRDSFGMLDGLDEDRSSCSTESSGGSGASSPEDSEDEELGGGGGGGVTQLSATSSSSSSSSSSSLTLIKTNGQVYTYPDGKAGMATCEMCGMVGVRDAFYSKTKRFCSVSCSRSFSSNSKKASILARLQGKPPTKKSKVLHKQPLMTKLAAYAQHQCHQQGGARKSVPVDMFDWPRYLGDGGAMGAPVSCFKHVPMGKSWDDVSEGVRVEVPNTDSGLPLKVYWIAGIIKLAGFKALLRYEGFDSDSTRDFWLNLCVPDIHPVGWCAAGGKPLVPPQTLVHRFNNWKSFLIKRLTGSKTLPPDFCSKVQDSLQFPFKKQMRLEVVDKTHLCRTRVALVEQVIGGRLRLVYEECDDGTDDFWCHMNSPLIHSIGWSRSIGHRFKRSDVLKKLESPVDAPGKLFTKVKEVDQSGSWFEDGMKLEAIDPLNLSAICVATVRKVLADGYLMIGIDGSEAADGSDWFCYHCTSPSIFPSGFCEINLIELTPPRGYCSLPFRWFQYLRDSKSVAAPVHLFNRVSRDASCSLTKNLFSLPPSFLRQDVPDHGFHPGMKLEAVDLMEPRLVCVATVTRIVHRLLRIHFDGWEDEYDQWVDCESPDLYPVGWCQLTGYQLQPPAAVAGSRESHSSKQRKKSQQYKGQKKKRKLPIAKRPVSLSGAVVTGVPRSLSGDENETPPDYPSPPIPPSAAPALSAGPENSPHTEGGAGSHVRDEIRPETTEAETNGSSGEFFINQDES from the exons gtGCAGCGTCCGTCCAGGAAGCGCCGGGACTCCTTCGGGATGTTGGACGGTTTGGACGAGGAccggagcagctgcagcacagagtcCAGCGGCGGCAGCGGAGCGTCCAGCCCCGAGGACAGTGAAGACGAAGagttgggaggaggaggaggaggaggagtgactCAACTCagtgccacctcctcctcttcctcctcctcctcctcttcctccctgacGCTCATCAAGACCAACGGGCAGGTCTACACGTATCCTGACGGCAAGGCCGGCATGG cGACGTGTGAGATGTGTGGAATGGTCGGAGTCAGAGATGCTTTCTACAGCAAAACCAAACGTTTCTGCAGCGTCTCCTGCTCCAGAAGTTTCTCATCCAACTCCAAGAAGGCCAGCATCCTCGCCAGACTGCAG GGGAAACCTCCCACGAAGAAATCCAAGGTTCTTCACAAACAGCCTCTGATGACCAAACTCGCTGCCTACGCTCAGCATCAGTGCCACCAGCAGGGCGGCGCCAGAAAGAGCG tcCCTGTGGACATGTTTGACTGGCCTCGTTACCTTGGAGACGGGGGGGCGATGGGGGCGCCGGTCAGCTGCTTCAAACAT GTCCCGATGGGGAAGTCGTGGGACGACGTCAGTGAAGGAGTTCGTGTTGAAGTCCCAAACACGGACAGTGGACTTCCCCTGAAGGTGTACTGGATCGCTGGCATCATCAAACTGGCAG gttTCAAAGCGCTGCTGAGGTACGAAGGCTTCGACAGCGACTCCACCAGAGACTTCTGGTTGAACCTGTGTGTGCCGGACATCCACCCGGTGGGCTGGTGTGCAGCGGGGGGGAAACCGCTGGTCCCGCCCCAGA CCCTCGTGCACAGGTTCAACAACTGGAAGAGCTTCCTCATCAAGAGACTGACGGGATCCAAGACCCTGCCACCGGACTTCTGCtccaag gtgcAGGACAGTTTGCAGTTTCCCTTCAAGAAgcagatgaggctggaggttgTGGATAAGACTCATCTGTGTCGGACTCGGGTGGCTCTGGTGGAACAG GTGATCGGCGGACGCCTCCGTCTCGTCTACGAGGAATGTGACGACGGGACGGACGACTTCTGGTGTCACATGAACAGTCCTCTGATCCACAGCATCGGCTGGTCTCGGTCCATCGGACATCGCTTCAAACGCTCCG atgTGCTGAAGAAGCTGGAGAGTCCGGTGGACGCTCCGGGGAAGCTGTTCACCAAG GTGAAGGAGGTGGATCAGAGCGGCTCGTGGTTCGAGGACGGGATGAAGCTGGAGGCCATCGACCCGCTGAACCTGTCGGCCATCTGCGTGGCCACAGTCCGGAAG gtcctGGCTGACGGGTACCTGATGATCGGGATCGACGGCTCGGAGGCGGCAGACGGTTCCGACTGGTTCTGTTATCACTGCACCTCGCCCTCCATCTTCCCCTCCGGCTTCTGTGAGATCAACCTCATCGAGCTGACTCCCCCCAGAG GTTACTGCAGTCTCCCGTTCAGGTGGTTCCAGTATCTGAGGGACAGTAAATCTGTGGCTGCTCCGGTCCACCTCTTCAACAGGGTGAGTCGTGACGCTTCATGTTCTTTAACCAAGAATCTGTTCTCActtcctccatctttcctccGTCAGGACGTCCCCGACCACGGCTTCCACCCGGGGATGAAGCTGGAGGCCGTCGACCTCATGGAGCCGCGGCTGGTGTGCGTCGCCACGGTAACACGCATCGTCCACCGGCTGCTGAGGATCCACTTCGATGGCTGGGAGGACGAGTACGACCAGTGGGTGGACTGTGAGTCACCTGACCTGTACCCGGTCGGGTGGTGTCAGCTGACTGGATACCAGCTGCAGCCGCCTGCTGCTGTCgcag GCTCCAGAGAATCACACTCGTccaaacagaggaagaaatcCCAGCAGTACAAGGGACAGAAGAAGA AGAGGAAGCTGCCCATCGCCAAGCGACCCGTCAGTCTGTCTGGCGCCGTGGTAACGGGCGTCCCTAGGAGTCTCTCTGGAGACGAGAATGAGACTCCGCCAGATtacccctccccccccatccccccctcaGCAGCTCCAGCCCTGTCTGCAGGTCCAGAGAACAGCCCCcacacagaggggggggcag GTTCACACGTTAGAGACGAGATTCGTCCCGAGACGACTGAAGCAGAAACCAACGGATCCTCTGGAGAATTCTTCATCAACCAGGACGAGTCGTAG
- the LOC133023187 gene encoding MBT domain-containing protein 1-like isoform X2, with amino-acid sequence MEDLRDLVQRPSRKRRDSFGMLDGLDEDRSSCSTESSGGSGASSPEDSEDEELGGGGGGGVTQLSATSSSSSSSSSSSLTLIKTNGQVYTYPDGKAGMATCEMCGMVGVRDAFYSKTKRFCSVSCSRSFSSNSKKASILARLQGKPPTKKSKVLHKQPLMTKLAAYAQHQCHQQGGARKSVPVDMFDWPRYLGDGGAMGAPVSCFKHVPMGKSWDDVSEGVRVEVPNTDSGLPLKVYWIAGIIKLAGFKALLRYEGFDSDSTRDFWLNLCVPDIHPVGWCAAGGKPLVPPQTLVHRFNNWKSFLIKRLTGSKTLPPDFCSKVQDSLQFPFKKQMRLEVVDKTHLCRTRVALVEQVIGGRLRLVYEECDDGTDDFWCHMNSPLIHSIGWSRSIGHRFKRSDVLKKLESPVDAPGKLFTKVKEVDQSGSWFEDGMKLEAIDPLNLSAICVATVRKVLADGYLMIGIDGSEAADGSDWFCYHCTSPSIFPSGFCEINLIELTPPRGYCSLPFRWFQYLRDSKSVAAPVHLFNRDVPDHGFHPGMKLEAVDLMEPRLVCVATVTRIVHRLLRIHFDGWEDEYDQWVDCESPDLYPVGWCQLTGYQLQPPAAVAGSRESHSSKQRKKSQQYKGQKKKRKLPIAKRPVSLSGAVVTGVPRSLSGDENETPPDYPSPPIPPSAAPALSAGPENSPHTEGGAGSHVRDEIRPETTEAETNGSSGEFFINQDES; translated from the exons gtGCAGCGTCCGTCCAGGAAGCGCCGGGACTCCTTCGGGATGTTGGACGGTTTGGACGAGGAccggagcagctgcagcacagagtcCAGCGGCGGCAGCGGAGCGTCCAGCCCCGAGGACAGTGAAGACGAAGagttgggaggaggaggaggaggaggagtgactCAACTCagtgccacctcctcctcttcctcctcctcctcctcttcctccctgacGCTCATCAAGACCAACGGGCAGGTCTACACGTATCCTGACGGCAAGGCCGGCATGG cGACGTGTGAGATGTGTGGAATGGTCGGAGTCAGAGATGCTTTCTACAGCAAAACCAAACGTTTCTGCAGCGTCTCCTGCTCCAGAAGTTTCTCATCCAACTCCAAGAAGGCCAGCATCCTCGCCAGACTGCAG GGGAAACCTCCCACGAAGAAATCCAAGGTTCTTCACAAACAGCCTCTGATGACCAAACTCGCTGCCTACGCTCAGCATCAGTGCCACCAGCAGGGCGGCGCCAGAAAGAGCG tcCCTGTGGACATGTTTGACTGGCCTCGTTACCTTGGAGACGGGGGGGCGATGGGGGCGCCGGTCAGCTGCTTCAAACAT GTCCCGATGGGGAAGTCGTGGGACGACGTCAGTGAAGGAGTTCGTGTTGAAGTCCCAAACACGGACAGTGGACTTCCCCTGAAGGTGTACTGGATCGCTGGCATCATCAAACTGGCAG gttTCAAAGCGCTGCTGAGGTACGAAGGCTTCGACAGCGACTCCACCAGAGACTTCTGGTTGAACCTGTGTGTGCCGGACATCCACCCGGTGGGCTGGTGTGCAGCGGGGGGGAAACCGCTGGTCCCGCCCCAGA CCCTCGTGCACAGGTTCAACAACTGGAAGAGCTTCCTCATCAAGAGACTGACGGGATCCAAGACCCTGCCACCGGACTTCTGCtccaag gtgcAGGACAGTTTGCAGTTTCCCTTCAAGAAgcagatgaggctggaggttgTGGATAAGACTCATCTGTGTCGGACTCGGGTGGCTCTGGTGGAACAG GTGATCGGCGGACGCCTCCGTCTCGTCTACGAGGAATGTGACGACGGGACGGACGACTTCTGGTGTCACATGAACAGTCCTCTGATCCACAGCATCGGCTGGTCTCGGTCCATCGGACATCGCTTCAAACGCTCCG atgTGCTGAAGAAGCTGGAGAGTCCGGTGGACGCTCCGGGGAAGCTGTTCACCAAG GTGAAGGAGGTGGATCAGAGCGGCTCGTGGTTCGAGGACGGGATGAAGCTGGAGGCCATCGACCCGCTGAACCTGTCGGCCATCTGCGTGGCCACAGTCCGGAAG gtcctGGCTGACGGGTACCTGATGATCGGGATCGACGGCTCGGAGGCGGCAGACGGTTCCGACTGGTTCTGTTATCACTGCACCTCGCCCTCCATCTTCCCCTCCGGCTTCTGTGAGATCAACCTCATCGAGCTGACTCCCCCCAGAG GTTACTGCAGTCTCCCGTTCAGGTGGTTCCAGTATCTGAGGGACAGTAAATCTGTGGCTGCTCCGGTCCACCTCTTCAACAGG GACGTCCCCGACCACGGCTTCCACCCGGGGATGAAGCTGGAGGCCGTCGACCTCATGGAGCCGCGGCTGGTGTGCGTCGCCACGGTAACACGCATCGTCCACCGGCTGCTGAGGATCCACTTCGATGGCTGGGAGGACGAGTACGACCAGTGGGTGGACTGTGAGTCACCTGACCTGTACCCGGTCGGGTGGTGTCAGCTGACTGGATACCAGCTGCAGCCGCCTGCTGCTGTCgcag GCTCCAGAGAATCACACTCGTccaaacagaggaagaaatcCCAGCAGTACAAGGGACAGAAGAAGA AGAGGAAGCTGCCCATCGCCAAGCGACCCGTCAGTCTGTCTGGCGCCGTGGTAACGGGCGTCCCTAGGAGTCTCTCTGGAGACGAGAATGAGACTCCGCCAGATtacccctccccccccatccccccctcaGCAGCTCCAGCCCTGTCTGCAGGTCCAGAGAACAGCCCCcacacagaggggggggcag GTTCACACGTTAGAGACGAGATTCGTCCCGAGACGACTGAAGCAGAAACCAACGGATCCTCTGGAGAATTCTTCATCAACCAGGACGAGTCGTAG